The following proteins are encoded in a genomic region of Raphanus sativus cultivar WK10039 unplaced genomic scaffold, ASM80110v3 Scaffold0088, whole genome shotgun sequence:
- the LOC108861360 gene encoding uncharacterized protein LOC108861360: MAMLTRNKNITFSMVLICLILVSTMAKAQLDGLLGRDRNISSIQGRIMCSIDGNPTSTPPAASPVMLQCGGKNVATTNTGVDGGFTFPSNTVSTISLSEVIYDGCSAMVMIPLSTCNPSPPTNRLVTVRAGPIVVVVSNERNMDVFKELVTPLVVTLSL; encoded by the exons ATGGCAATGCTCAccagaaacaaaaacataacCTTCTCAATGGTCTTGATATGTCTAATTCTTGTGTCTACAATGGCTAAGGCTCAACTTGATGGGCTTCTTGGCAGGGATCGTAATATCTCCAGTATACAAGGGCGTATCATGTGCTCTATCGATGGTAATCCGACTTCCACTCCTCCTGCTG CTTCTCCCGTTATGCTTCAGTGTGGTGGAAAAAATGTTGCAACTACGAATACGGGCGTTGATGGAGGATTCACGTTTCCTTCCAACACAGTGTCTACGATCTCGCTTTCAGAAGTCATCTACGACGGTTGTAGTGCCATGGTCATGATCCCTCTCTCTACATGCAACCCTAGCCCTCCTACCAACAGACTCGTCACGGTACGTGCAGGTCCCATCGTAGTCGTCGTTTCCAATGAGAGAAACATGGATGTATTCAAAGAACTGGTCACCCCTCTAGTTGTCACCCTCTCCCTCTGA